The Achromobacter spanius genome includes the window CCCGACGGCAGCTACGTGGCCGGCACCCCGCAGCGCGCACCGGACGGCACCTACAAAGGCGGCGGCGGCCCCGTGCGCATGGCGCCCGACGGCACCTTCGTGGTCGGGCCCGCCCGGCGCGCGCCGGACGGTACGTATCTGTAGGCCCCCGCTGTAGCTCAAGCTGTAGCGCATGCTGTCGCTCAAGCTGTAAGCCCAAGCCATAACACCAAGCACTCGCCCAGCCATGTCCCAACGCTCTGTTATCCGCAAAGGCGACAAGACGTCGCACGGCGGCGTCGTCGTGACCGGCGATGAAACCGTCATCATCTTCGGCCAACCCATGGCGCGGGTTGGCGACCGCGTCACCTGCCCCAAATGCGGCGACA containing:
- a CDS encoding PAAR domain-containing protein, translating into MSQRSVIRKGDKTSHGGVVVTGDETVIIFGQPMARVGDRVTCPKCGDTHTIVEGVQNVSSDRMTALEGMRTSCGATLIASQNFYQLEFG